From the Solanum stenotomum isolate F172 unplaced genomic scaffold, ASM1918654v1 scaffold22402, whole genome shotgun sequence genome, the window ggacgccaatcctTCCCGTTACCttcattccccactttttcatacatgttcctaggtattatacctatgtttcctagttgtttccaacactccaaggtacttctaaaagtcaagaactcatccgtaacatgtgatcaaataccttgaatccaaaatttcaattcaaggagagttagttagaagttaagtgaagttagaagttaagagttaagcttagaagttaagcaagtcaagcaagttgtaaagttgttcaagagtctttattgaacgttttaacttcatttttagacTCAAgtgtcaagtcaagcaaagagcttagagtttcaagctaagtaaagagtctcaagtttcaagttgagtaaagagtttaaagttgagttcatttctcaaagttattagggaactatgtattcccaaagaagttttaaagaaatgtctttacatttaaacaaggttggaaactgaaatttccaaagagccttcggggtagttttttttttaagtaattatgtcaatcagcaggaagacatatgttttaaaaacataagagccagtacatttttgggagtagtatcgagcaccgaattgggggagcgttcaaagaacccacagcccccatagaaccatgttagccaccatgggtagaaaaggatcatactttttagatgaatccttttcatattagactagtggatccattaggcagttcaggtcttatacctttcgtcgggtataagatgctctggcagcgtgaggtcgatcgctgtatcatcactatagctcttatgtgatggttgtcggttagagaaactcccacagtagttattgtatttttatacacataaattattgtattttatatacatcagttcaattgtatttctatatacatctcaggcttattgtatccttgtatacacacagagtttatagcatgttttaaacagtctttctttagatcgcacttgttttaaattgccttatattgaaagaagtcagtcaggttgagttgagttgagcaaggtaaacttttcagtttcttccaaatttccttctagcctatgttgcttagttttccaactcgcatactcgtacattccatgtactgatgccagttggcctgcatcgtcttatgatgcagatacaggtaccccggatcaacatcctgcacgtcgttgatccagctgagcactccagagtcagtggtgagcctcattgcattccgaaggactcaattattttgtgttcttagtttttgttttattaggatgttgtggggtctgtcccaacatccatctcagtattttagaggcttcatagacagacagtcagtcagttagttttgagtctttcatttatgtatatatgtaaatattctattttgagattcgagttgcctttatggccatattttataacttaagttgttttgtaatattgcattgcattgagttattctgttgggttaggtttacgctgagttaagaaagtcaggccaagggttcgcttggggccagaaatggtctccgggtgctggtcccgcccagggtgtaggctcggggcgtgacaaccttgtagctgattttgttttagagaaacagaaaaaaatgtCTGGGACTTAAACTCCGGAATGTTTCCATTGAAATGGTTATCACTCAAGTCTAACAAGTCAAGTGAAGGGAGGGAGAATATCCAGGAAGGTATAGTCCCATCCAAGTGGTTTGATGACAAGCTGAGTAACCGTAGGTTTTGCATACCACTTACATTAGAAGGAATTGGACCTGTTATGGAATTGGATGAAAAATCTAAGAATTCAAGTTGAGTCCAGATTCTGTTAAAGGATCTGTTAAAGGATAAGAACTCAAGTTGGCCATCAAAGTTGTTATTTCTAAGTGATATGCAAAACCTACAACTACTGATCTTTCCAAATCTAAAGAAATAGGAAATTGGTCCTTCAAGATGGTTATAACCAAGGTACAAATTCTCTATGTTGGTGAGATCCCATAGAAGTTTAGGAATAGAGCCTGAGAGATTACAAGAAACTATTCTCAATGTACGCAGTGAAGTTAGATGACCAAATGATTCAGGTATCCTACTAGTAGTATTCACACTATAGAGAACTAACTCCATGAGTGATGCACTGCTATTCCATTTGGTTGTGGGAAACCTAACAGTGAGCTGGGGATTGTCTGTTAAATAAAGAGATTCCAAGTTATAAAGGTGGAAAACTCCTTCGGGCAATGTCCCATATAACTGTGTGTTCCGAAGGTGTAGAGTAGTcaaataagaagagaaattcAGAGGAATGGTGGAAGAGATGTTCACATTGTCAAAGTCAAGCTCTCTTAATTGGGTCAAGTTCTTAAGGAGCAGTTCAAAATTGTGAGGTTCGAATCTAAGCTCATATGTATCACTCTCGATACGAAGAACGTGTAATTTAGAAAGACGAGAAATTTCTGCTGGGATTAGACCTATAAAACTTGAAAACGACAAATCAAGATGCCTCAAATTAGAAAGCTCACCAAATTTAGGTGAAATGTATGATCCAGAGAAATTATTAAAAGACAAATCAAGCCTTTTAAGATTGGGGAGTTTAAAGAGGCTACTGTTGGAATGAAACTTGCCTCGAAGTTGGCTGCGGCTGAGATCAAGTTCAATCACTTGTCCTGTCGTCTCTTTACACTTGACTCCATCCCATGAACAACAATCTGTGCCCCTATTCCATTTAACTGTTTTAGGATAGTAATCACTATAAGAAGCATCAAGATTTATAGTAAACGTGTCATTTAATTGAAGAAGAGCAAGGGCTTGATCATTGGGGCACAAATGAGGTAAAGATGAGGAGAAAACAAGTTGACAGAGAAACGTGTATAGCAGAAACAATGCAAGTTTTCCAATGGCCATTTTCGCGcctc encodes:
- the LOC125851118 gene encoding receptor-like protein Cf-9, translating into MAIGKLALFLLYTFLCQLVFSSSLPHLCPNDQALALLQLNDTFTINLDASYSDYYPKTVKWNRGTDCCSWDGVKCKETTGQVIELDLSRSQLRGKFHSNSSLFKLPNLKRLDLSFNNFSGSYISPKFGELSNLRHLDLSFSSFIGLIPAEISRLSKLHVLRIESDTYELRFEPHNFELLLKNLTQLRELDFDNVNISSTIPLNFSSYLTTLHLRNTQLYGTLPEGVFHLYNLESLYLTDNPQLTVRFPTTKWNSSASLMELVLYSVNTTSRIPESFGHLTSLRTLRIVSCNLSGSIPKLLWDLTNIENLYLGYNHLEGPISYFFRFGKISSCRFCISLRNNNFDGQLEFLSFNRSFNRIWTQLEFLDFSSNSITGPIPSN